GAAGCCGTCGCAGACGCCGACCACCACCGGAACCTTGCCCAAGGTCTTGGCCAGCAGGGTGGCCGTTTGCAGTGTCTCGTCCGAGGTCTTGGCGGCGCGGACGATCTCCAGGAGCTTCATGACGTTGGCGGGGCTGAAGAAGTGGGTTCCCACCACCGCCTCGGGGCGTGAGGTGACCGCGGCGATGGCGTCGACATCGAGCGTCGAGGTGTTCGTCGCCAGGATCGCCCCCGGCTTCAGCACCCCGTCGAGCGCCCTGAAAACCTGCCCTTTCAGGTCCAGGTCCTCAAAGACGGCTTCGACGACGATGTCGGCCTCGCTGGTGGCCTGGTAGCCCAGCACGCCCTCGATGAGGCCCATCCGCTCGGCCGCCCGCTCAGCCGAGAGACGCCCCTTGCTGACGCTGCTCCGGTAGTTGCCTTTGATGACGCCGAGCCCCCGGTCGAGGGTGTCTTGGCTGGTCTCCATCACCTTGACGGGAATGCCGGCGTTGGCGAAGGTCATGGCGATGCCGCCGCCCATCGTGCCCGCGCCGATCACCGCGGCGAGGCGGATCTCCTTGGGCTTGGCGTCAGGGGCGAGCCCCGGCACCTTGGCGGCTTGCCGCTCGGCGAAGAAGACGTGCCGCAGCGCTCTGGATTGCTCGGAAGCCATGAGCTCCATGAAGAGCTCGCGCTCGCGCTTCAGCCCCTCGGCAAAGGGCAGGGTGAGCGCGGCCTCGACCGCGTCGATGCACTTTAGGGGGGCGATCATGCCGCGCGCGCGCTTCGCGGCCTCCCGCCGCGCCCTAGCCAAGACCTCTTCGGCGGGCCGGGCGGTGCTCACCTCGAGCTCGCTCGCCCTGCGCAGCGGCCTCCCCTCCCCAACGACCCTCCTCGCGAAGAGGAGCGCGCCTGCTAAGAGGTCGCCCCCTACAAGCTCGTCGATCAAGCCGAGCTCGAGGCCCCTGTCGGCCCCGATGGGACTGCCCGTAATGATCATGTCGAGCGCCGCTTCGGCGCCGACGAGCCGCGGCAAACGCTGCGTGCCGCCCGCGCCGGGCAGGAGGCCGAGCTTGACCTCGGGCGTGCCC
The sequence above is drawn from the Deinococcota bacterium genome and encodes:
- a CDS encoding 3-hydroxyacyl-CoA dehydrogenase NAD-binding domain-containing protein — its product is GTPEVKLGLLPGAGGTQRLPRLVGAEAALDMIITGSPIGADRGLELGLIDELVGGDLLAGALLFARRVVGEGRPLRRASELEVSTARPAEEVLARARREAAKRARGMIAPLKCIDAVEAALTLPFAEGLKRERELFMELMASEQSRALRHVFFAERQAAKVPGLAPDAKPKEIRLAAVIGAGTMGGGIAMTFANAGIPVKVMETSQDTLDRGLGVIKGNYRSSVSKGRLSAERAAERMGLIEGVLGYQATSEADIVVEAVFEDLDLKGQVFRALDGVLKPGAILATNTSTLDVDAIAAVTSRPEAVVGTHFFSPANVMKLLEIVRAAKTSDETLQTATLLAKTLGKVPVVVGVCDGFVGNRMVHKYLREAFFLIEDGALPQQVDRVMTGFGLAMGPFAMSDLAGLDVGYRIRQAQAAKRPAYERYSSVADKLVEQGRLGQKTGAGFYRYEPGNRTPLPDPEVERLILEHSRRLGIRRRDFSDEEILKHLMYALVNEGAKILAEGVARRAGDIDVIYVYGYGFPAHRGGPMFYASRTGLDEVYANINRFHQEYGDIWKPAPLLAALAQEGKTFTDYDDERR